The Corynebacterium tuberculostearicum genome window below encodes:
- a CDS encoding alpha/beta-hydrolase family protein, whose amino-acid sequence MAGVGGEARRVEARIADIVSHLDLWGIIGAAALFTLGLTPSILPRDWLYQGLVSGIAAGLGYTLGIALKLVWYRLVVRFVAPRHAWLDATTWPARRYRLASRIATAAFVVWMIGFAIFAVRWQRQLADALSAPAPTIASYVLVVPLALAVFTAFLFILRVLRFCVRWLSSHFPQRFRAAYRVVGAVLIVAVVGTYTVENLIPGAIVGVGERIFTAQNAEPDPATQRPTSAERSGSPDSRVDWNGVGLQGSRFLSSGAHRAELEEVTGKPAEEPIRAYAGLGNRASNEERAQLLIDELERTHAQDRKALLLIMTTGTGWVSSYSAQAFELLYGGDTAIAAAQYSAMPSALHFLSGGGQVERAGQEFINPIVDWWNGLPEEKRPKLYLYGESLGTTGIEAAFSGVRDIANSVDGILLTGPPHFNRLRTQFVERRDPGSSEISPEYAGGLVVRFANDDAQVRQWGTVPEEEWGRTRMLYIQHPSDPVAWWSPQMAFKEPDWMRERTPYSAERVMQWMPIISSLQVAADLPGAKDVPDGHGHNYGASVLDGFAAIAGPDVAGAIDPDALQREFAALDVGIY is encoded by the coding sequence ATGGCTGGAGTTGGGGGAGAAGCTCGAAGGGTAGAAGCCCGCATCGCCGATATTGTCAGCCACCTCGACCTGTGGGGCATTATCGGCGCCGCAGCGCTATTTACCCTGGGACTTACCCCATCCATTCTGCCGCGCGATTGGCTCTACCAAGGGCTCGTTTCCGGCATTGCCGCAGGGCTCGGCTATACGCTGGGCATCGCCCTCAAGCTCGTGTGGTACCGGCTGGTGGTGCGCTTTGTGGCGCCCCGGCATGCCTGGCTTGATGCCACCACGTGGCCAGCTCGGCGCTACCGCCTAGCCTCCCGCATCGCCACCGCCGCTTTTGTGGTGTGGATGATAGGCTTCGCGATCTTTGCCGTGCGGTGGCAGCGCCAACTTGCAGACGCCCTGTCCGCACCGGCACCCACCATTGCCAGCTATGTGCTGGTGGTTCCGTTGGCGCTTGCGGTATTTACCGCCTTCCTTTTCATCCTGCGCGTGCTGCGCTTTTGCGTGCGCTGGCTTTCTAGTCACTTCCCCCAGCGCTTCCGCGCCGCCTACCGCGTTGTGGGCGCGGTACTCATCGTGGCCGTGGTGGGTACGTACACCGTGGAAAACCTCATCCCCGGCGCCATTGTGGGTGTGGGGGAAAGAATCTTTACCGCCCAAAACGCCGAGCCCGATCCCGCAACGCAGCGTCCCACGTCTGCTGAACGCAGTGGCTCCCCAGACTCCCGCGTGGACTGGAATGGGGTGGGGCTGCAGGGCTCACGTTTCCTCTCCTCCGGTGCGCACCGCGCGGAATTGGAAGAGGTAACCGGAAAGCCCGCCGAGGAACCCATCCGCGCCTATGCCGGCCTGGGCAATCGCGCCTCCAATGAGGAGCGAGCGCAGCTGCTTATCGACGAACTCGAGCGCACCCACGCCCAAGACCGCAAGGCCCTGCTTCTCATTATGACCACCGGAACGGGATGGGTGTCATCCTATTCCGCCCAGGCCTTCGAGCTGCTCTACGGCGGCGACACCGCCATCGCGGCCGCCCAATACTCCGCCATGCCTTCAGCCCTGCATTTCCTGTCCGGCGGTGGTCAGGTAGAACGCGCCGGGCAGGAGTTCATAAACCCCATCGTGGACTGGTGGAACGGCCTGCCGGAGGAGAAGCGCCCGAAGCTCTACCTCTACGGCGAATCCTTGGGCACCACGGGCATTGAAGCGGCCTTTTCCGGGGTGCGCGATATCGCCAATTCCGTCGACGGCATCTTGTTGACGGGGCCGCCGCACTTTAATCGCTTGCGCACCCAGTTTGTGGAGCGCCGCGACCCTGGCTCTTCTGAAATTTCCCCTGAATACGCCGGCGGCCTCGTCGTGCGCTTTGCCAATGATGATGCGCAGGTGCGCCAATGGGGCACGGTGCCAGAAGAGGAGTGGGGACGCACCCGCATGCTCTATATCCAACACCCCTCGGACCCGGTGGCCTGGTGGTCGCCACAGATGGCCTTCAAGGAGCCGGATTGGATGCGCGAGCGAACCCCGTATTCTGCCGAGCGCGTGATGCAGTGGATGCCCATCATCTCCTCCCTCCAAGTAGCCGCCGATCTGCCCGGCGCAAAGGACGTACCCGATGGACACGGTCATAACTACGGGGCATCGGTGCTCGACGGCTTTGCCGCCATCGCTGGTCCAGACGTGGCGGGAGCCATTGACCCCGATGCGCTGCAGCGCGAATTTGCCGCGCTCGACGTCGGCATATATTAA